From the genome of Spirosomataceae bacterium TFI 002, one region includes:
- a CDS encoding membrane fusion protein, cobalt-zinc-cadmium efflux system: MKNIQIITKTLAAVFAVLAFTACSNNDVVEEEATSSIAAEGINISTAQFQKMGLELGELQTINIAENISANGMVDVPPENIAEVSYPTNGFIKTLTHNVLPGKYVSKGAVLATAQSMEIIQLQQDYLEKYTQRSFLAQELERQKALVLEDAGAKRRLQEAEGNYKVNQAMINALEAKLNLLGLPITQIQSGNISNLVSIKAPFAGYVQKVNIHTGSNFIPSDVLFELISKEHLHVELKVFEKDAFKLKEGQTVVFNDVKIGGRVEGKVFLVGKNFESDSKAINVHVHLSNEKAEQMLIPGQYLNGQIRTDSRETKALPEAAILREGEGTSIFKQTKNENGQLSFQKVKVEIGSIQDGMAEILSPLDLSNVVIRRVNFLAGGFEEE, encoded by the coding sequence ATGAAAAATATTCAAATAATAACTAAAACCCTAGCTGCAGTTTTTGCAGTGCTTGCTTTCACAGCTTGCTCAAATAATGATGTAGTAGAGGAAGAAGCTACCAGTAGCATTGCCGCTGAAGGCATTAATATCAGTACGGCACAATTTCAAAAAATGGGCCTTGAACTAGGTGAATTACAAACTATTAACATTGCAGAAAACATTTCGGCAAATGGAATGGTAGACGTACCACCCGAAAACATTGCGGAGGTGAGCTATCCAACAAATGGTTTTATTAAAACCCTCACTCATAATGTTTTACCAGGGAAGTATGTGAGTAAAGGTGCGGTTTTAGCAACTGCACAAAGCATGGAGATCATTCAATTGCAACAGGATTATTTGGAGAAATATACGCAACGCAGTTTTTTAGCTCAGGAACTTGAAAGACAGAAAGCTTTAGTACTGGAAGATGCTGGAGCAAAAAGGAGACTACAAGAGGCCGAGGGTAATTACAAAGTGAATCAGGCCATGATTAATGCTTTGGAAGCAAAGTTGAATTTACTTGGCTTGCCTATCACTCAAATCCAAAGTGGTAATATCTCGAATTTGGTAAGTATCAAAGCTCCATTCGCAGGGTATGTACAAAAAGTAAATATCCATACAGGCTCCAATTTTATACCAAGTGATGTTTTATTCGAATTGATTTCCAAAGAGCATTTACATGTGGAGTTAAAGGTTTTTGAAAAAGATGCTTTTAAGTTAAAAGAAGGGCAAACAGTTGTTTTTAACGATGTGAAAATTGGTGGAAGGGTAGAAGGGAAAGTGTTTTTGGTAGGTAAAAACTTTGAAAGCGACAGCAAAGCCATTAACGTTCACGTGCATTTGAGCAACGAAAAAGCAGAGCAAATGCTTATTCCCGGTCAATACCTGAATGGTCAAATAAGAACAGATAGTAGAGAAACAAAAGCACTCCCAGAGGCTGCAATCTTAAGAGAAGGAGAAGGAACCTCAATTTTCAAGCAGACTAAAAATGAAAATGGTCAATTAAGTTTCCAAAAAGTAAAAGTAGAAATTGGGTCTATTCAAGACGGAATGGCTGAAATTCTTTCGCCTTTGGATTTATCCAATGTGGTGATCAGGCGTGTGAATTTCTTAGCCGGAGGCTTTGAAGAAGAGTAG
- a CDS encoding Outer membrane protein TolC — MRKILIIISLLGGFSLQTLAQKIGLDEAIDFALKNNLELKVADKEVQHKEAFVATFQEIPKTNLELQYGSIQLPNIGDYAFTLAQPFNHPAENKARKKLYESYVNQSLTEREIRVLELKKAVRSSYYTLTFQSRLLDFLSDQDTLYSKAIRRAEIRYKQGETSILERTNLSMQRDQLKNNMQQTQYQLSMEQQKLKELLQWKSGDLIVEKEELENEILLGNPSGESPFLSRFDRLSEVNQEQINLTQAGLKPSFLAGVTNQSMNGSLSQFVIMGGINIPIFQKSGKAKVEAFKVQDQVIAAQKEALNSKITMEVENLVTELRSKNSELNYLKQSALPSAELITQTAQKQYMIGDINYLEYQQNFKQALDIRQQYLNKLLEQKIIEININYLLGR, encoded by the coding sequence ATGAGGAAAATATTAATAATTATAAGTTTATTAGGAGGATTTAGTCTTCAAACATTGGCACAGAAAATAGGGCTGGACGAAGCAATAGATTTCGCATTGAAAAATAACCTTGAGCTAAAAGTTGCCGACAAAGAGGTCCAACATAAAGAAGCTTTTGTTGCTACTTTTCAAGAAATACCAAAGACGAACTTGGAGCTTCAGTATGGTAGTATTCAATTACCAAATATTGGTGATTATGCCTTTACATTGGCACAGCCATTTAACCATCCTGCTGAAAATAAAGCGAGGAAAAAGTTGTACGAAAGTTATGTAAATCAAAGTCTCACAGAAAGAGAAATAAGGGTTTTGGAGCTCAAAAAAGCCGTAAGAAGTAGCTATTATACTTTGACTTTTCAAAGTAGGTTATTGGATTTTTTGAGCGATCAAGATACCCTTTATTCCAAAGCTATTCGTAGAGCGGAAATCAGGTATAAGCAGGGAGAGACAAGTATTTTGGAAAGGACGAACCTTAGTATGCAGAGAGACCAGTTGAAGAATAATATGCAGCAAACGCAGTATCAACTATCTATGGAGCAACAAAAACTTAAAGAGTTACTCCAATGGAAAAGCGGTGATTTGATTGTAGAAAAAGAAGAATTGGAAAATGAAATTCTACTTGGCAATCCTAGTGGAGAAAGCCCATTTTTGAGCAGGTTTGATAGGCTGTCAGAAGTTAATCAAGAACAAATAAACCTTACTCAGGCAGGCTTAAAACCTAGTTTTTTGGCTGGTGTAACAAACCAAAGTATGAATGGTAGCCTGAGTCAGTTTGTGATAATGGGGGGAATAAATATTCCAATCTTTCAGAAATCAGGAAAAGCTAAGGTGGAAGCATTCAAAGTTCAAGACCAAGTGATTGCTGCTCAAAAGGAGGCTTTAAATAGCAAAATAACAATGGAAGTGGAAAATTTAGTGACGGAGTTAAGATCAAAAAACTCCGAATTAAACTACCTAAAACAAAGTGCATTGCCGAGTGCTGAGCTTATCACACAAACAGCTCAAAAGCAGTACATGATCGGTGACATAAATTACCTCGAATACCAACAAAACTTCAAACAAGCTCTCGATATTCGTCAGCAATATTTGAATAAGCTTTTGGAACAAAAAATAATTGAAATCAACATTAACTACCTTCTCGGAAGATGA
- a CDS encoding cobalt-zinc-cadmium resistance protein CzcA has translation MFEKIIHFSIHNKLIVGISVLGLVIWGGFSLSQLPIDAIPDVTNNQVVVLTQSPTLAAQEVEQYITAPIELKVANLQGVTEIRSTSRQGLSVITLVFEEDIEMYLARQMVSEQLKATESEIPADYGRPELAPITTGLGEIYQYTIKPRPGFENNYSLTDLRTIQDWIVKRQLAGVPGVIEISSFGGYVKQYEVSIDPEKLRANNVSIAEISTALQENNANTGGSFIEKNDQAYFIRGEGKSESIEDLAAIRIKNNGGVPLLIGDVAKVKIGHASRFGAMTRDGESEAVGAVVLMLKGADSEQTIKGVKERIDRIQKNLPEGLEISAFIDRTKLIDKAIATVSKNLIEGGVIVILVLILLLGSIRAGLLVASVIPITMLITFSLMRVFDISANLMSLGALDFGLLVDCSVIVVEAVLFKLHLDRKASIPSDQMDKLVTDSASKVLSSAIFGGLIILIVYLPILSLAGVEGKMFKPMAMTVSLAILVALVLSMTYIPMMSAWLLRTEGSKHFKISDRIVNKLFSWYNPLLQKALHFQKGTVLTAFLLLLVSVFIFSRMGGEFIPTLDEGDIAVDFQTPPGSSLSATIDATLQAQKALKDNFPEIIQIVGRIGASEVPTDPMPVEASDLMINMKDHSEWTSASNREDMVEKMAAVLEAEVPGTSAEFTQPIQMRFNEMIAGAKSEIVVKIIGDDLDQLSAKANECEKLIRKIDGVASVKVERLTGLPQIQVKFDKQKIAYYGLSVAELNLILKTAFAGEVVGTIFEKEKRFDVAVRLDESYRNDIENVRTLPIKTANGSYINFSEVADINYVSGPAQISRDDTKRRINIGVGILNRDVESIVADIQASIETKVKLPAGYYFDYGGAFENLQEAKQRLMIALPIALLLIFVLLYFTFNSVKHSLMIFTAIPLSAIGGVFALWLRGMPFSISAGIGFIALFGVAVLNGIVLLGYLNQLEKEGVKNVLERVKQGVKVRFRPVIMTAAVASFGFLPMALSTSAGAEVQKPLATVVIGGLLSATLLTLVVLPVLYVIFTKNEEEVS, from the coding sequence ATGTTCGAAAAAATAATACACTTTAGTATTCACAATAAGCTAATTGTGGGTATCTCAGTTCTAGGTTTAGTTATTTGGGGAGGCTTTTCGCTCTCTCAGTTGCCGATAGATGCAATTCCAGATGTAACTAACAATCAGGTTGTTGTACTTACACAAAGTCCTACACTGGCTGCACAAGAAGTAGAGCAATATATTACGGCTCCCATTGAACTCAAGGTTGCCAACCTTCAGGGAGTTACGGAGATTCGCTCCACATCTCGACAAGGTTTGTCGGTTATCACTTTAGTTTTTGAAGAAGATATAGAAATGTATCTCGCAAGACAAATGGTAAGCGAACAGCTGAAGGCAACGGAAAGCGAAATTCCAGCAGACTATGGTAGACCAGAACTAGCTCCTATTACCACTGGGCTAGGTGAAATTTACCAGTATACCATTAAGCCAAGGCCTGGTTTTGAAAATAATTATTCACTTACAGATCTTCGTACCATTCAAGATTGGATCGTCAAGCGTCAATTGGCTGGAGTGCCTGGCGTCATTGAGATTTCAAGTTTTGGAGGTTATGTAAAGCAATACGAAGTAAGCATTGATCCAGAAAAATTAAGAGCAAACAATGTAAGTATTGCTGAGATAAGCACTGCATTGCAGGAGAACAATGCGAATACGGGAGGCAGCTTTATTGAAAAAAATGATCAGGCCTATTTTATTCGTGGAGAAGGGAAATCAGAAAGTATTGAAGACCTCGCAGCCATTCGGATTAAAAATAATGGAGGCGTTCCATTATTAATAGGAGATGTAGCAAAAGTAAAGATTGGTCACGCGAGTAGGTTTGGAGCAATGACACGCGATGGCGAATCCGAAGCCGTGGGGGCAGTGGTTCTCATGCTAAAAGGGGCTGATTCAGAGCAAACGATCAAAGGAGTAAAGGAGCGTATTGATAGAATTCAGAAAAACTTGCCAGAAGGACTTGAGATTTCGGCCTTTATAGACCGCACAAAACTCATAGATAAGGCGATTGCAACAGTTTCCAAAAACTTGATTGAAGGTGGAGTTATCGTAATCTTAGTTCTCATTTTGCTTTTGGGGAGTATTCGAGCAGGCCTCTTGGTGGCATCGGTTATTCCTATTACAATGCTCATCACATTCTCCCTGATGCGGGTATTTGATATTTCTGCCAATTTGATGAGCCTTGGAGCATTAGATTTTGGTTTGCTGGTTGACTGCTCCGTCATAGTAGTAGAGGCTGTTTTATTCAAATTGCATTTAGACCGTAAGGCTAGTATCCCGAGTGATCAAATGGACAAGTTGGTGACCGACTCAGCTTCTAAAGTACTTTCGTCGGCTATTTTTGGAGGGTTGATTATTCTTATTGTTTATTTACCCATTCTATCTCTAGCAGGTGTGGAGGGTAAGATGTTTAAGCCAATGGCCATGACCGTGAGTTTGGCAATTTTAGTTGCATTGGTTTTGTCTATGACATATATCCCAATGATGTCAGCATGGTTACTGAGAACTGAAGGAAGTAAGCATTTTAAGATCTCGGATCGCATTGTTAACAAGCTCTTTTCATGGTACAATCCGTTATTACAAAAGGCACTTCATTTTCAAAAAGGAACTGTACTTACAGCCTTTCTTTTGCTTTTAGTTAGTGTGTTTATTTTTAGTAGAATGGGAGGTGAGTTTATCCCTACTTTGGATGAAGGAGACATTGCAGTCGATTTTCAAACTCCTCCTGGTTCATCCCTATCCGCAACTATAGATGCAACTTTACAGGCTCAAAAGGCATTAAAAGACAATTTTCCTGAAATAATTCAAATTGTAGGACGCATAGGAGCTTCAGAAGTACCTACTGATCCTATGCCTGTGGAAGCATCTGACCTTATGATCAATATGAAAGATCATAGTGAATGGACCTCTGCAAGTAATAGAGAAGATATGGTTGAGAAAATGGCGGCAGTCCTTGAGGCAGAAGTGCCAGGTACAAGTGCTGAATTTACACAACCAATACAAATGCGTTTCAACGAGATGATTGCAGGTGCAAAATCTGAAATTGTGGTAAAAATAATAGGAGATGATCTTGACCAACTCTCTGCCAAGGCCAACGAATGCGAAAAGTTAATTCGAAAAATAGACGGTGTAGCAAGTGTGAAAGTGGAAAGGCTAACTGGCTTACCTCAAATTCAAGTAAAGTTTGATAAGCAAAAGATAGCTTATTATGGACTGAGTGTAGCAGAGCTTAACCTCATCCTAAAAACGGCTTTTGCTGGCGAAGTTGTGGGAACAATTTTCGAAAAAGAGAAACGATTTGATGTGGCGGTAAGATTAGACGAAAGCTACAGAAACGATATTGAGAATGTGAGAACTTTGCCAATTAAGACGGCAAATGGATCATATATCAATTTTTCCGAAGTGGCGGATATCAATTATGTAAGTGGGCCAGCCCAAATATCTAGAGACGACACAAAACGACGGATTAATATTGGTGTTGGTATCTTAAATAGAGACGTAGAAAGTATTGTGGCAGACATTCAGGCGAGTATTGAAACCAAAGTAAAGTTGCCAGCTGGATATTATTTCGATTATGGTGGAGCTTTCGAAAACTTGCAAGAAGCCAAGCAAAGGTTAATGATTGCATTGCCCATTGCCTTACTATTAATTTTTGTGCTTTTGTATTTCACTTTCAACTCTGTGAAACACTCACTTATGATTTTTACGGCAATTCCACTGTCAGCTATTGGGGGTGTTTTTGCCTTGTGGCTAAGAGGAATGCCTTTTAGTATTTCGGCAGGGATTGGCTTTATTGCTCTATTTGGCGTGGCGGTTTTGAATGGAATTGTATTGCTAGGCTATCTCAATCAATTAGAAAAAGAAGGTGTCAAAAATGTGCTTGAGAGAGTCAAACAAGGAGTCAAAGTTAGATTTAGGCCCGTTATCATGACCGCAGCGGTAGCTTCATTTGGTTTTTTACCAATGGCTCTTTCTACTTCTGCTGGAGCAGAGGTTCAAAAACCGCTGGCAACTGTGGTGATCGGTGGCCTGTTATCGGCTACCCTACTTACACTTGTTGTGTTACCTGTTTTGTATGTCATTTTCACCAAAAATGAGGAGGAAGTATCATGA